A single region of the Yersinia entomophaga genome encodes:
- the yidD gene encoding membrane protein insertion efficiency factor YidD codes for MAPPLSPGSRILIGLIRGYQLVISPLLGPRCRFHPTCSHYGIEALRRFGMIKGSWLTLKRVLKCHPLNPGGDDPVPPKPDDNREH; via the coding sequence CGCCGCCACTGTCGCCAGGCTCCCGCATCCTGATCGGCCTGATTAGGGGCTATCAGCTCGTAATCAGTCCGCTGTTGGGGCCACGCTGTCGTTTCCATCCGACGTGCTCTCATTACGGAATTGAGGCATTGCGCCGGTTTGGCATGATAAAAGGCAGTTGGTTAACGCTGAAACGCGTATTAAAATGCCACCCTTTGAACCCAGGTGGCGATGATCCCGTGCCGCCGAAACCCGACGATAACAGAGAACACTAA